The Clostridia bacterium genome has a segment encoding these proteins:
- a CDS encoding aldehyde ferredoxin oxidoreductase family protein — MPHGFMGKILWVNLTTGEITTEEVGEGIYRQFLGGYGLGAKILFDRMPAGAHPLGPENILGFVPGLLTGSGIQFTGRYMVVGKSPLTGGWGDANSGGFFGPELKKCGYDGVFVVGQSPYPVYLWLHDGEAEIRDASHLWGKDTYETEDTLRQELGDKIRVACIGPAGEKMSLLAGIFNDRGRTAARSGLGAVMGSKKLKAIACKGHLNVTRANPELFKQVNQFISLGLKTPNALDKALLKYGKPFLPLMIKFMGPYKPTVGQTVQAMSEQGTTSTLAMSVECGDSPVKNWAGSGVKDFPWSRSSKISDVNACKYNVKKYNCFSCPLGCGAIIKMDNPKYPIPEAHRPEYETLSAFGPNILNDNLESIMQINDLCNRYGLDSIGTGSAVAWAFEAFEKHILTREDTGGLVLAWGNYVAAVKLTEMIGKREGLGELLADGAKRAAERVGKGSEAFAMHAGGQDLPMHDPRLNPSFATAYMTDPTPGRHTTGGAQWAEAGLSGAIFGNLKLPKGGLKRYQYKGRGAIHAALSNSAQVMNCLGFCYFTTYIGRFPYSAIVQAVTGWQVTDEELMRTGERIQNLRQAFNVREGIKPQDFRLPDRAIGKPPLESGPLAKITIDIDTMAREYYQAMQWNLSDGRPSLNKLKELGLDSVIAALYPEEK; from the coding sequence TTGCCGCACGGATTCATGGGGAAGATTCTTTGGGTCAATTTGACCACAGGCGAGATCACCACCGAAGAGGTAGGCGAAGGAATTTACCGCCAGTTCCTCGGCGGGTATGGGCTAGGAGCCAAGATCCTGTTTGACCGCATGCCGGCTGGAGCCCACCCGCTAGGACCAGAAAACATCCTGGGCTTTGTCCCGGGCCTATTGACCGGAAGCGGCATTCAGTTTACCGGCCGCTACATGGTGGTAGGCAAGTCACCCCTTACCGGCGGCTGGGGGGACGCCAATTCGGGCGGATTCTTTGGACCCGAGCTCAAAAAGTGCGGCTACGATGGCGTGTTCGTCGTCGGCCAATCGCCCTACCCCGTGTACCTCTGGCTGCATGATGGCGAGGCGGAAATCCGGGATGCTTCTCACCTCTGGGGCAAAGACACATATGAAACTGAAGATACCTTGCGGCAGGAGCTGGGAGACAAGATTCGGGTGGCCTGCATTGGCCCGGCCGGGGAAAAGATGTCGCTTTTGGCCGGAATCTTCAACGATCGGGGCCGCACCGCCGCCCGCTCCGGCTTAGGGGCAGTGATGGGATCAAAGAAGCTCAAGGCCATTGCCTGCAAAGGCCACCTCAATGTTACCAGGGCCAACCCCGAGCTCTTTAAGCAGGTCAACCAGTTCATCTCCTTGGGGCTAAAGACTCCCAACGCCTTGGATAAAGCCCTGCTCAAATATGGGAAGCCTTTTCTGCCCCTAATGATAAAGTTTATGGGACCCTACAAGCCTACCGTAGGCCAGACAGTGCAAGCCATGAGCGAGCAAGGAACCACCTCCACTTTGGCCATGTCGGTGGAGTGCGGCGACAGCCCAGTCAAGAACTGGGCCGGCTCCGGAGTCAAAGACTTTCCCTGGTCCCGCTCCTCCAAGATCAGCGACGTCAACGCCTGCAAATACAATGTCAAGAAGTACAACTGCTTCTCCTGCCCCCTCGGCTGCGGCGCCATCATCAAGATGGACAACCCAAAATACCCCATCCCAGAAGCCCACCGCCCCGAATACGAGACTCTATCCGCCTTTGGGCCTAATATCTTAAATGACAACTTGGAATCTATCATGCAGATCAACGACCTCTGTAACCGTTATGGCCTCGACAGCATCGGCACCGGCTCGGCAGTAGCTTGGGCCTTCGAAGCCTTTGAAAAGCATATCCTTACCCGGGAGGACACCGGCGGGCTGGTTCTGGCCTGGGGCAATTACGTGGCTGCGGTGAAGCTGACCGAGATGATCGGAAAACGAGAGGGCCTGGGGGAGCTCTTGGCCGATGGAGCCAAGCGCGCCGCCGAAAGGGTCGGCAAGGGGAGCGAGGCTTTCGCCATGCACGCCGGCGGCCAAGACTTGCCCATGCATGATCCTCGGCTCAACCCTAGCTTTGCCACCGCCTACATGACCGACCCCACGCCCGGCCGCCATACCACCGGAGGAGCTCAATGGGCGGAAGCTGGCCTTTCCGGAGCCATATTTGGCAATCTGAAGCTGCCTAAGGGTGGGCTGAAAAGGTATCAATATAAGGGCCGGGGTGCCATTCACGCCGCCCTCAGCAATTCGGCCCAGGTTATGAACTGCCTCGGTTTCTGCTATTTCACCACCTATATAGGCAGGTTCCCCTATTCTGCCATTGTTCAGGCAGTCACCGGTTGGCAGGTCACCGATGAAGAGCTGATGCGTACTGGCGAGCGCATCCAAAACCTGCGCCAAGCCTTTAATGTACGGGAAGGGATCAAGCCGCAAGACTTCCGCCTGCCCGACCGGGCCATCGGCAAGCCTCCGCTGGAGTCGGGGCCTCTGGCCAAAATCACCATCGACATCGACACCATGGCTCGGGAGTATTATCAGGCCATGCAGTGGAACCTTAGCGACGGCCGACCCTCTTTGAATAAGCTCAAAGAATTAGGACTAGACAGTGTCATTGCCGCGCTTTATCCGGAGGAAAAATAA